In Mucinivorans hirudinis, the DNA window CGGCAATGCGCGGATGGAATGTTCCGGGGTGGCGTGGGTCTTCGATGAAAATAACCTCATTAATCAGACCATAAAGTCCACTACGCAGAGCGTTGGATTTTGCATCATCCTTATCCTCAAAATATTTCTGAACCTTGCGTTGAGTGTTGAATTTATCTTTGAGTTGATAGATTCCCCACTCCTTTGCCTCCAAAAATTTGAGAGCCTCTTCCGTGTACTCACCAAAGAAATCTCCGAGGAAGTTGTGGTGAATGAACGGTTTAAGGTAACGGTCGCGATTCATCGGCATACCCCACGCCGAGAGTTCGTCATAGCCCATCGGCATAGCGGGGTTGAAGTAACCCAAGAGCCCCTGCACTGAGTCCATCGGTATCTCCCAAATGCGGAAGAATCCTAGGATATGGTCTATGCGATAGAGGTCGAAATAGTCCGCCATTTTCTCGAAGCGTCGTCGCCACCACGCATAACCATCCTTTGCCATAGCCTCCCAATTATATGTCGGAAAACCCCAGTTTTGACCCAATACTGAGAAGTCATCGGGTGGAGCACCTGCCTGACAATCAAGGTTAAACAGATGCGGCTCACTCCACGCCTCGACCGAGTCGCGACTGATGCCGATAGGTATATCCCCCTTGAGCACCACCCCTTTTGAGTGGCAATATGCTGCCGCCTCTTTGAGTTGTTTGTCTAAGTGGAATTGCAGGTAGAGATAAATCGCCACCTTGTCATACTCCTCGAACGAAAGATTTGTAAGTTCCGATACACGCTTCTTGGAATATTTTTTATCCTTGCCCCACTTCGAGAAGTCGGCACTCTCATTAACATCCCTGAGATAGCAGAATGCCGCATAATCAGACAACCAGTCTTTGTTGTCATTATAAAAGTCGCGATACTCCTTCGATTGTAGAGTCTTTTTGCCTTCCTGCTTGTAGATAGCCTTAAAGAAACTCCACTTCATTCTACCCACACCCTCGTAATCGACCTGTTCCATATCGTTCAATCTCCGGCTCTCACTCTTTACCTGTAGTGCTAACTTCTCATCCTTGAGTTCGCCCATTTTTTCTAATGAAAGATATAGCGGGTGTAATGCAAAGATAGAGATTGCTTTATAAGGATATGAGTCGCGCCAAGTTTGGGTCTGTGTGGTGTCGTTGATTGGCAGAATCTGGATAACGCGCTGTCCTGTAAGCGATGCCCAATCAGCAAATTTGCGCAAATCCTCGAAGTCGCCAATGCCGTTGCTCGTGGTGCTCCTCAAAGAAAATACGGGGATTGCTACCCCTGCACCGTGCCACTGCACATTACCTCCTCGAAAGTTAAGACCCGAGTAGACACGATTTTCGCAAGGATCGAAAGCACTACGTGCCCATACGCGATTCTCCCCCTGCTCCCACTCCACGGCAAAACCGCCTTCAGTAACAACAAATTTATACTCGTCCCCCGTGGTCATCGCCTGCTCGGCATCTAACACAATGGTAAACTCGGGGAACGAAGCGCCGTTCATCACCGGTGCTTTTGCAATATCCCATCTGCCCAACGCCTCGCTGCTACCGGCGATGCGAAGTTCTTGATTTGGTTTGACAGCCGGCGCATAGACCTTTACTGTGATAGCCTGCCTAAATTTGTTCCTTGCCGGCACGGCATCTTCTCTCTTGAAAAAGACCTGGGTAAATGGAGAGCTAAACAGAGTTTTGTTCGCCGGTATGACTTGCCACGTGTCGCGCAAGGTGTATTTTTTGAATCGGCTATCTAATTGCAAAAGACGGCGCTTACCCCATCCGCGGCTTACTAAATGTTCATCGCGACGAAGTTCATACATATACTCTATCTCTGTTGTGGTTGGGGGAATGTCTAGTTCCAACGCCCAGCGTTCGCCATCGGTGCATACCATTTTGTGCAATCGAGGTTCGCCACCCTGTTCGCTAATATTAAGCCAAATATTCTCGCCCCACGCGGCTCTGTAATTAATTGTGAAAACAACTATCATTATTCGTAAGTTTTTGGTTTATGGACGAAAGATAGTAATTTTTTATAAAAAACCAAATATTTTTTTGACGAATCGTGTAATTCGCGGTTTCAAAGAGCAGAATTTATTACCTGACCGGCTGTTTGCAAGAAATATCTCGCGTATGGAGCTAAAAAATATTACCTTTGCACTCAGTTATGAAATTGTCATAATCTAATTTTAAGCATACCGACTAAAGATGAGTATCTGCGCATTGTGTGCCCCCTAGGATAGTCGCGTGGTCGGCGGCGGTATGCACGATTTTTCGGAGGAAATCGGCTTGGAAAATAAAAGTATAAGCAACTAATAATTAGTCATTTACAAGAATACATACAGGTGAAAAAGATTGATGCACAGGCACTCAGGCTGGCAACTGCCGGTGGAGGCAAAATTTATATCGAAACCTATGGTTGCCAGATGAATGTGGGCGACTCGGAGGTGGTACTATCCATTATGAAAGATAATGGATATGAGCGCACCGAATACATTGACAATGCAGATGTTATCCTAATAAATACCTGTGCCGTGCGCGACAATGCCGAGCAGCGTATTTGGGGGCGTTTGTTTGAGATGCGTGCCGTAAAGAGACGTCGAGGTTGGGTGATGGTGGGCATTATTGGTTGTATGGCGGAACGGCTCAAAGAGGAGTTGATGGAGCGCGAGCAGGTGGTCGATTTGGTTGTTGGTCCCGACTCCTATCGCTCACTGCCCGACCTGGTTCGTACTGCTGCAACGGGGGGCAAAGCCATCAATGTGATGCTCTCACACGAGGAGACCTACGCCGAAATTTCGCCCGTACGCACGGACAAAAACGGAGTTTCTGCATTTGTGGCAATTATGCGTGGTTGCAATAATATGTGTTCTTATTGCGTTGTGCCCTACACGCGTGGCGCGGAGCGCAGCCGTAGTTTTGAAACTATAATAAATGAGGTGCGCAATTTGTTTGAACGGGGTTATCGCGAGGTAACACTGTTGGGACAGAATGTAAATTCATATATGGATGGGCAGGTGGGTTTTGCGCAACTTTTGCGGGCGGTGGCGGAGATTTCGCCGTTGCTGCGTGTGCGCTTCGCAACCTCTCACCCCAAGGATTTGTCGGATGAAGTCATAAATGTTATTGCTTCGTATAAAAACATCTGTCGTTCGATTCACCTGCCGGCGCAATCGGGAAGCAATGTAATGTTACAAGTTATGAATCGCAAATATACGCGTGAGTGGTATTTGGAGCGTATTAGCGCCATAAAAAAATCAATTCCCGAATGCTCAGTTTCGACTGACCTTATAGCGGGCTTTTGCGGAGAGACGGAGCAGGATCACGCCGACACTTTGTCACTGATGAACGAGGTGGGGTATGAGTTTGCCTATATGTTCAAATACTCGGAACGCCCCAACACCAAGGCTGCCCGCACAATGGCGGACGATATTTCGGAGGATGTCAAAACCGCCCGTTTGACCGAGATTATAAATCTGCAAAATGAGCTCTCTTTGGCAAGCAACAAGCGTGACATTGGCAAAGTGTTTGAGGTGTTGGTGGAGGGGCAGTCGAAGCGGTCGGCAGAACAACTCTTCGGGCGCACTTCTCAGAATAAGGTTGTGGTTTTCGATGGTCGCGGGGCGAAAGTAGGTGATTATGTTGATGTGGTTGTCAATAGCTGCTCATCGGCTACGCTGATGGGGGAGGTGGTTTAGGCTGTTACTAATCCGACACTTCTAAATCGGAACTTATTTGACAATAAGGCTTTTATCACCCTCTAAAAAGCGCAGCCAACTGATAAAATTAGAATAGTGTGAATATGACAAACAAAGAATTCCGATTTAGAAGTGTCGGGTTAATACTCTGCGGAAAGCATTTTTGCTCATCTGCAACTGATTTTTTGACACCAGAAGGCTGCAAGATACAAATTTTGATACATTCAGAGGAGGCGGGAAATGATGGTTTACTTATCCCCACTCTCTGAAAAAATATATTTGTCTCTTAACGGCATTCCTTGCCCACATCAGTTGCATTTATATGTTGAACTCAAGAAATTAGACGTTGCTTAAATTCCAAAAATAAAACAGCTACTTATTTTCCCCTTAACAAATGACAATCATAGAACTTACTGCCCAACAGGTCGGCATATCTTTTCGGCAGGTAGATGCCACCATTGCGATGCTTGCCCAAGGTGCAACCGTCCCTTTCCTGAGTCGCTATCGCAAGGAGGCGACAGGCGGGCTTGATGAGGTGCAAATCGGTAAAATTGCCGAACAATATGCACGTTTGCAGGATATTGTTGCACGCAAGATTACTATTTTAGAGACTATTGAGTCGCAAGGCAAACTCACGGGCGAGCTCCGCACACGCATCGAAAATTGTTGGAGCGCAGTAGAATTAGAGGATATTTACCTCCCATATAAACCCAAGCGCACGACAAAGGCGGAGATTGCTCGCCGGCGTGGGCTTGAGTCGCTGGCAAAGATTTTGATGAGCCAGAACGAAAACGATGTGCAGACGCGGGCGGCAAAATTTATGACCGAAGAGGTCAAGAGTGAAAAGGAGGCATTGCAGGGTGCGCGTGATATTATTGCCGAGTGGGTCAATGAGGATGAACTGACGCGTAACACCGTGCGTGGGTCGTTCCGTGCCACGGCAGAGATTGTCTCCAAGGTTGTCAAGGGCAAGGAGGCTGAGGGCGATAAATATCTCGACCTGTTCGACTACTCGACGCCACTCAAAAAATGCCCGTCACATCGCCTGTTGGCACTGCGCCGCGCCGAGGATGAGGGTTTTATTAAGGTCTCCATAAATCCCGATATGGAAGGATGTCTCGAACGACTAAATCGCAGATATGTTCGCGGTACAAATAACTCATCGGAGCAGGTACGCCTTGCAGTGGAGGACTCTTTCAAACGCTTATTGAAGCCTTCTATTGAGACCGAGTTTGCCGCAGAGTCGAAATTAAAGGCTGACCAAGAGGCTATTGCAGTCTTTGCAACCAACCTACGCCAGTTGTTGATGGCTGCGCCGCTGGGACAGAAACGGGTGATGGGGGTAGACCCTGGCTACCGCACGGGGTGCAAAATTGTCTGCTTGGATGCGCAAGGGGCACTGCTTTACAACTATACAATCTTTCCACACCCACCTCAAAAAGAGTTGGCAAAGTCGGAGGCTGCAATTCGCGGACTTATAGAAAAGTTTGAGATTCAGGCAATCGCCGTGGGCAATGGCACTGCCAGTCGCGAGAGTGAAGATTTCTTTAAGCCTATTGCCAAAGATTATGGTATTCAGCTGTTTGTGGTGAGCGAGAATGGCGCTTCGATATATTCGGCATCGGAGGTGGCGCGAGATGAGTTCCCGGATTACGACGTGACGGTGCGTGGCTCGGTGAGCATAGCCCGTCGATTGGTAGACCCGCTGGCGGAACTTGTGAAAATCGACCCGAAGTCTCTCGGAGTGGGGCAGTATCAGCACGATGTAGACCAGAAATTGTTGAAAACAGCGTTGGATACAGTGGTTGAGAGCTGTGTTAATACGGTGGGTGTCAATATCAACACGGCAAGCAGGCAGCTATTGAGCTATGTTTCGGGCATAGGCGACACATTGGCACAGAACATTGTCGATTATCGCACGGCAAATGGCGCATTCCGCTCGCGCGAGGAGATTAAAAAGGTGGCACGGATGGGTCCTAAATCCTACGAACAGTGTGCAGGATTCTTACGCATTGACGGCGCAAATCCGTTGGATAACTCGGCGGTTCACCCCGAGAGCTACCAAATTGTGGCGCGAATGGCGGCAGACCTCAATGTAACGGTGAGCGAACTTATCAAAAACAAGGAGTTGCAAAAATCAATAAAGTCAGAGAATTACATCACCGACAAAGTGGGACTGCCGACCCTGACCGACATTCGGTCGGAACTCGAAAAGCCCGGCAGAGACCCACGCGGGGAGGTAAAAGCACTGGAGTTCGACGACTCTATTCGCAAGATTGAAGACCTGCACGAGGGTATGATTCTCAACGGTATAGTGAACAATGTCACCGCTTTCGGTTGCTTTGTTGATATAGGAATCAAAGAGAACGGACTGGTGCACTTATCACAGATGGCGAACCGCTTTGTCAAGGATGCAAACGAAATAGTAAAACTTCACCAGCACGTTCGCGTAAGGGTATTGTCGGTGGATTTGGCGCGGGGAAGGGTGCAGCTCTCGATGAAGTTATGACAAATGATTCGGAAAAATAGTTATTGCTTTGAGAATTTCAATAGCGAGGCTCCAAAAAAATCAACCACACCGTCTGATTAGAAAATTGACGAGTAAGAGCAATATTTAGTAAGTGGGGTAAAATAATTATTTTACCCCACTTATTTTTATATCATCGAAACGCTACGTTTAATAAATTTTGTCAGTGCCTCGCCTTTGAGTAGTCCAGTGCCTAGTAGTGCTAAATCGATGATTTGATGCAGTTTGCCGTTGCTTTCTCCCGCCTTGCTCAGAGCCTCTTTGCGCGCATCATCAGTTAGACCTGCATCTACCTCCTTCTCTACTGAACCCAAAATATCGGTGATTAAGGGATTGTTGCCATTAACGACAATATTATAGCTATCAGCCATTTCGCCATAAAAGTTCATATAACCGCCACCGGTTTTTGACATATCACGCATACGGCGCATAAACTCATTCTGAGTCACGACAACCGGAGCCTCCTCTGCTGCCAATGCCGCAAACTCCACGTTGTAAATCACCTCTTTTTCCTTGGGTAGAGCGGCTGTAAATACTTGGCGGAGCGTCTCTTGCTGCTCTATAGTGAGTGCCATTGCCAAAGACTCCTCTTTTTCAACTAACTTTTCAACCACATCGGCATCAATCCGCTTGAATGTCCAGTTCTCATTTTTATGTTCTAAGAAGCTGATAAAGTGAGATTCAATGGGTGAGTCCATCACCAAAACATCATAACCCTTAGTCTTCGCTTTTTCGATGAAACTGTGTTGTGCTATGGTGTCGTTTGTGTATAGAATAACAAGTTTACCATTCTTATCTGTCTGGCCATCTTTGATTAAATCTGAGTATTGCTCAAAAGTGTAGTAGTAATCGTCCGTATTTTTCAGAAGGGTGAACTCAGCGGCGCGCTCGCCAAATTTTTCATTGCTGATAACGCCGTATTGAATAAATATTTTGAGATCGTCCCACTTCTTTTCATACTCTGTCCGGTCGCTTTTGAATAACTCTGCCAATCTGTCTGCCACCTTTTTGGTTATGTGGTTCGATATTTTCTTTACATTCTGGTCGCTCTGTAAATAGGAACGCGAGACGTTTAGCGGAATGTCGGGCGAGTCGATAACACCATTGAGGAGTGTCAGGAACTCGGGTACAATACCCTCCACCGAATCGGTTACAAAGACTTGATTGCAATAGAGTTGTATCTTGTTTTTTTGAAATTCAAAGCTATTTTTGAGCTTGGGAAAATACAAAACACCTGTAAGATTGAACGGATAATCGACATTGAGATGGATGTGGAATAGAGGCTCTTCCGCCATTGGGTAGAGCTTGTGGTAGAACTCATCGTACAACTCTTTCGTGATTTCGCTTGGGGCGATTTTCCAGAGTGGTTTAGTGTCGTTAATTATCTTATCTTTATCTGTATCAACATATTTTTTATTATCCTTATCCCACTCCTGCTCCTTACCAAAGGCTATTGCAACGGGTAGGAATGAGCAATACTTCTTAAGAAGCTCCTCTATTTTGGTCTTATTGGCGAAAATCTCGGCATCTTCGGATGTGAAATGTAGAACTATGTCAGTGCCAAAGGTCTCTCTATTACTGTCTTGCAGCGTGTAATCAGGCGAGCCGTCGCACTCCCAATGCACAGCCTGCGAGCCCTCTTTGTAGGACTTGGTAACAATCTCAACCTTTTCCGCAACCATAAATGCCGAGAAGAAACCTAGCCCAAAGTGTCCGATGATATTTTGAGCATCAAGTTTATGCTTGCTCATAAACTCTTCGGCACCCGAGAAGGCGATTTGGTTGATGTATTTCTCGACCTCGTCGGCTGTCATACCCACGCCGTGGTCGGAAATGGTAAGAGTTTTTGCCTCCTCGTCCAACTTTACGTGGATGGTCTGGTCGCCAAGTTCACCCTTGTAGTCACCCAATGAGCTAAGTACTTTGATTTTAGTGGTTGCATCTACAGCATTACTCACCAATTCGCGAAGAAAGATTTCGTGGTCTGAGTATAGAAATTTTTTGATTATGGGGAAGATATTTTCTGTCGTAACCCCGATTTTTCCTGTCTGCATATTTGTATTAATTTTTGAGTTCTAACTAAACAAAAACTATGCCAGACGGGGTACGACTGACAAACTGTCAGTCGTACCCCGTCTCTTTTAGGTTAATATGTCTTGTTGCTATTGACCCTACGGCAATTAACTTGCGTGAAAGAGTTGTCAAAAATCCAAATTGTTTAATACCGAGTTAATATATTTCCGGAATCCCGATTTAGAACGGTGCTTCATCATCGAAGCTCCCCCCCCCCATCGGAGCAGCCATTGCAACGCTGCCCTGCGCTTGGCTCAGTTGGTCGTATCCGCCATCGTCCCAGCCACTACTACTCACCTCGATAGCCGAGGATGAGCCGCCTGCAAAGTGTATCCCCGTATCGTCCCAATCGACAAACTTAGCCTGCTCGGCACGGAAACGAAGTCGCACGTCACCCACTGCTCCATTACGGTGTTTCGCAAAAATTATTTGAGCCATACCAGCCGTGGGCGTACCATCTTCCTCGGTGGTAAGTCCATAGTACTCAGGGCGATGGATAAATGCAACAATATCAGCATCCTGCTCAATAGCTCCCGATTCGCGAAGGTCGCTCAGCTGTGGACGCTTTGTGCCACCGCGACTCTCTACCGAGCGATTAAGCTGCGAGAGTGCCAATATCGGAATGTTCAACTCCTTGGCAATAGCTTTCAGCGAGCGCGAGATTGTGGCAACCTCCTGCTCGCGATTGCCCTTACCATCAGCCGAACCTGCGGTCATAAGTTGCAAGTAGTCAATGATAATTATCTCTACGTTGTGTTGCATTTTAAGACGGCGCGCCTTGGAGCGAAACTCGAAAATAGATAGCGCCGGAGTGTCGTCTATGAATAGTTTTGCGGCAGCCAGCGGCTTTACCGAAACCTCCAAATGCTTCCACTGGTCGGGATTGAGTTTGCCGCTTTTTATAAGGTTCGATTCCAAGCCCGACTCACCGATAATCAGACGCATCATTAGTTGTACGGAGCTCATCTCCAAAGAGAAAAATCCGACAGCTTTTTGAAAATCCACCGCAATATTGCGTGCCAAGGAGAGCACGAAAGCAGTTTTACCCATCGATGGACGAGCCGCAATAATGACAAGGTCAGATGGTTGCCATCCCATCGTCATACGGTCGACATCCGTAAAACCACTTGGGCATCCGCTCATCCCGTCCGGTTTTTGCCCCGCCTCTTCGATGGTTTGAAGTGCCTTGCTCAGTATATCGCGCGACTTTTGCACATCGCGTTTAATGTTACCCTCGGCAATCTTAAATATTTCACTCTCAGCAAATTCCAGCAGGTCAGCAACATCTCGTCCATCATCGAATGACTGTTCCTGAATGTCGGTCGAGGCGGCAATAAGCTGGCGTTGAATATGTTTTTGGGCAACAATCTTGGCGTGAAACTCTATGTGGGCAGCCGAGCCAACCTTCTGAGTGAGCGAGGCTAAGTACGCTGCTCCCCCCACGGCGGCAAGTTGCCCGGTACGTTGGAGTTGGTTGGATACTGTCAGCAGGTCAATGGGTTCGATTCGTGCCGAAAGGTCGAGCACAGCCTGATAGATAAGTTGGTGTGCCTCCCTATAGAACGATTCGGGTTTAAGCAACTCCTGTACATTGAGAATGGCGTGTTTTTCGAGCATCAGCGCACCGATAACCGCCTCCTCAAGCTCGTTAGCCTGAGGAGGGATTTTGCCTTTCTGTTGGCTTACGGATATGATAGTATCCGTAATTTTCTGTCTATCGGCTTGCTGTTTTTTTACTGCTTCTGCCATCTCTGCTTAAACGCGTATTAAAAAATGAACATCGAGCTAATCTCCTTGTAGTCATACACGCGACTGATTGTGTCGGCGAATATATCTGCAACGGAGAGCACGGTAAACTTAGAGGTATCCACACCATCTTTGAGTGGTATTGTATCCGTTACTATAATCTCACGAAGCGAGCTGGAGGCTATGCGCTCGTAAGCCGGACCCGAGAGCACAGGATGGGTGATAACGGCACGAACCGAGCTTGCCCCCCTCTCCATCATCATATCGGCAGCCTTGGTTATTGTGCCCGCCGTATCTATCATATCGTCCAAGACGACAATATTGCGTCCCTCGACATCGCCAATGGCAGTCATACTACCCACAACATTAGCCTTGGAACGTTGCTTGTGGCAGATAATCATCGGACAGTGGAGGTAGCTTGCGTAGGCGTTTGCTCGTTTAGCTCCGCCCATATCGGGAGCAGCTACCGAGAGGTTCTCTATTTCGAGCGATTTGAGGTAGGGAACAAAAACACCGCTTGCGTAGAGGTGGTCTACGGGCACATCAAAGAAGCCTTGGATCTGGTCGGCGTGCAGATCCATTGTCATAACACGGTCTACGCCTGCCGCGCGCAGCAGGTTGGCAACCAATTTTGCTCCAATGGATACCCGCGGACGGTCTTTGCGGTCTTGGCGCGCCCAGCCGAAATATGGTATTACTGCTATAACGCGGTGAGCAGAAGCACGTTTAGCTGCATCCACCATCAACAAAAGCTCCATCAGATTATCCATCGGGGGATAGGTCGAGCAGACAATAAATACTGTACAACCGCGGATACTCTCGTCATAGTATGGTTGAAATTCGCCGTCGCTAAACTCCAAAACTCCCGAGTTTCCAAGCTTGGAGCCGTATTTTTCTACAATGTTTTCTGTCAATCTACGTGAGTTACGACACGCAAAGAATTTAATTTGATGACTGCCCATAGTTTTTTATAGATTATAGTTGTGCAAAATTAGTGTAAAAAAAATGCAAAACAAAATTTTAGAAAATTTGTACCTTTGCCCCTGCAAATTTCGCTGATGATTAATAATGGAATACATAACCTAGTTGCCACTGCCATAATGGGCGCGGGGTGCTAAAATGAAAATTTATTCTCTTAATTAAGCTATAATACAACTAAATATAAAATTAAACACCAATGAAAATATTATCCTCGCCGCGCCTTATGGTTATTTTGATGCTGCTATACGTGCTATTAATCGGCGTTGCAACTTTTGTCGAAACACGCTACTCAACACTTACGGCTCGCACCTATTTCTATAACTCGTGGTGGTTTATGTTGATGCAGTTGGTAATGATTGCCAACTTTATAGCTATGAGTACCAAATGGCAGCTGTGGAAGCAGCGCAAATGGGGAGTTCTCACTTCTCACTATGCTTTGGCACTGATTTTAGCAGGAGCATTGATTACTCATATGTTTGGTCGTGAGGGCATTATGCACATTCGCGAAGGGGAGACAACTGATAAGATTTACGGTTCTGCGGGCGAGGTCATCGGTCAGACGCCATTTTCTGTTACTCTAGACGATTTTCGTTTAGTTCGCTACCCCGGTTCGGGTTCGCCGAGCTCTTTCGAGAGTGATGTTACAATAGATGGGCGCCACCATAAAATCTTTATGAATAACATTCTCTACCACAGCGGTTACCGCCTCTACCAATCGAGCTACGACCACGATGAGCGTGGTACGATTCTATCTGTAAATCAAGATGCTGTGGGAACTTTTATTACATACCTCGGATATTTACTTTTGGCGCTTGGACTGATTTTGGCACTGCTCCATAAAAAGTCTTATTTTAGGGTATTATTGCGCTCCCTATCGGTGATAACTCTTCTATTTACAGTCTCGGTTGGTTCTGCTCAAAAGCGACAAACTCCTGCCGAGGGTTCTTTGGCTGTGGAGTATGCACAAGGTTCTGTTCCCTCTAATGAAATTGCAACACGGTTCGGAAAACTGTTGGTGCAATCAGGTGGGCGGATTGAGCCGGTGGACACCTATTCGGGAAAACTGCTCAGAAAAATTTCGCGCGAAAGAGGCATCGCAGGTATGACACCAAACCAAATTCTGCTCGGAATTGTTACTAAACCGGAGGTATGGAGTCGCGTTCCGTTTATCTATAACGGTGAGGAGTTGATTGCTTTTGTCGATGTGTTGGATGAGCAAGGGGTCTATATTTACGGGGAGGAGGTGGAGTTGATTTACCAAAAGCCTGCTTCACAGCGAAATAAGCGCGAAAAAGAACTATTGAAACTCGATGAGAGGGTCAATATTGTGCATAGTCTGATGTCGGGCGAAATGCTTCCTCTTTTTCCCAACGAGGCTGACCACACCCACCGTTGGCATTCACCTGCCGACGATTTGTCGAGCTTTGCAAGCAAGGATTCAATGTTTGTTAGTCGTGTATTTATTTGGCTATCAACAGAAATTCGCAAAGAACCAAGATCTGTGAAGGCACTTGAAATTGTGGGGATGATAGACACTTACCAAAATGCTAAGTCGGGAATCGAGATTGATAAAGATAAAATCGAGGCGGAAATTCTTTATAATAAAC includes these proteins:
- a CDS encoding 4-alpha-glucanotransferase (amylomaltase) encodes the protein MIVVFTINYRAAWGENIWLNISEQGGEPRLHKMVCTDGERWALELDIPPTTTEIEYMYELRRDEHLVSRGWGKRRLLQLDSRFKKYTLRDTWQVIPANKTLFSSPFTQVFFKREDAVPARNKFRQAITVKVYAPAVKPNQELRIAGSSEALGRWDIAKAPVMNGASFPEFTIVLDAEQAMTTGDEYKFVVTEGGFAVEWEQGENRVWARSAFDPCENRVYSGLNFRGGNVQWHGAGVAIPVFSLRSTTSNGIGDFEDLRKFADWASLTGQRVIQILPINDTTQTQTWRDSYPYKAISIFALHPLYLSLEKMGELKDEKLALQVKSESRRLNDMEQVDYEGVGRMKWSFFKAIYKQEGKKTLQSKEYRDFYNDNKDWLSDYAAFCYLRDVNESADFSKWGKDKKYSKKRVSELTNLSFEEYDKVAIYLYLQFHLDKQLKEAAAYCHSKGVVLKGDIPIGISRDSVEAWSEPHLFNLDCQAGAPPDDFSVLGQNWGFPTYNWEAMAKDGYAWWRRRFEKMADYFDLYRIDHILGFFRIWEIPMDSVQGLLGYFNPAMPMGYDELSAWGMPMNRDRYLKPFIHHNFLGDFFGEYTEEALKFLEAKEWGIYQLKDKFNTQRKVQKYFEDKDDAKSNALRSGLYGLINEVIFIEDPRHPGTFHPRIAAHFTKSYQWLTEYEKGCFNDIYTHFFYHRHNDFWGALAMEKLPPLIDATDMLCCAEDLGMIPDCVHKVLGDLGIITLEIQRMPKDPRATFGNTSWYPYLSVCTTSTHDMSPIRGWWQEDSGKTQRYYNDVMWWYGAAPEVASGQVCQTIVGNHLLAPSILTILPLQDWLSIDERLRLANPYAERINIPADPDHYWRYRMHLTIEELLTTEEFNNLVRDMSEGSGR
- a CDS encoding tRNA-i(6)A37 methylthiotransferase, with amino-acid sequence MKKIDAQALRLATAGGGKIYIETYGCQMNVGDSEVVLSIMKDNGYERTEYIDNADVILINTCAVRDNAEQRIWGRLFEMRAVKRRRGWVMVGIIGCMAERLKEELMEREQVVDLVVGPDSYRSLPDLVRTAATGGKAINVMLSHEETYAEISPVRTDKNGVSAFVAIMRGCNNMCSYCVVPYTRGAERSRSFETIINEVRNLFERGYREVTLLGQNVNSYMDGQVGFAQLLRAVAEISPLLRVRFATSHPKDLSDEVINVIASYKNICRSIHLPAQSGSNVMLQVMNRKYTREWYLERISAIKKSIPECSVSTDLIAGFCGETEQDHADTLSLMNEVGYEFAYMFKYSERPNTKAARTMADDISEDVKTARLTEIINLQNELSLASNKRDIGKVFEVLVEGQSKRSAEQLFGRTSQNKVVVFDGRGAKVGDYVDVVVNSCSSATLMGEVV
- a CDS encoding Transcription accessory protein (S1 RNA-binding domain) — translated: MTIIELTAQQVGISFRQVDATIAMLAQGATVPFLSRYRKEATGGLDEVQIGKIAEQYARLQDIVARKITILETIESQGKLTGELRTRIENCWSAVELEDIYLPYKPKRTTKAEIARRRGLESLAKILMSQNENDVQTRAAKFMTEEVKSEKEALQGARDIIAEWVNEDELTRNTVRGSFRATAEIVSKVVKGKEAEGDKYLDLFDYSTPLKKCPSHRLLALRRAEDEGFIKVSINPDMEGCLERLNRRYVRGTNNSSEQVRLAVEDSFKRLLKPSIETEFAAESKLKADQEAIAVFATNLRQLLMAAPLGQKRVMGVDPGYRTGCKIVCLDAQGALLYNYTIFPHPPQKELAKSEAAIRGLIEKFEIQAIAVGNGTASRESEDFFKPIAKDYGIQLFVVSENGASIYSASEVARDEFPDYDVTVRGSVSIARRLVDPLAELVKIDPKSLGVGQYQHDVDQKLLKTALDTVVESCVNTVGVNINTASRQLLSYVSGIGDTLAQNIVDYRTANGAFRSREEIKKVARMGPKSYEQCAGFLRIDGANPLDNSAVHPESYQIVARMAADLNVTVSELIKNKELQKSIKSENYITDKVGLPTLTDIRSELEKPGRDPRGEVKALEFDDSIRKIEDLHEGMILNGIVNNVTAFGCFVDIGIKENGLVHLSQMANRFVKDANEIVKLHQHVRVRVLSVDLARGRVQLSMKL
- a CDS encoding Chaperone protein HtpG, which encodes MQTGKIGVTTENIFPIIKKFLYSDHEIFLRELVSNAVDATTKIKVLSSLGDYKGELGDQTIHVKLDEEAKTLTISDHGVGMTADEVEKYINQIAFSGAEEFMSKHKLDAQNIIGHFGLGFFSAFMVAEKVEIVTKSYKEGSQAVHWECDGSPDYTLQDSNRETFGTDIVLHFTSEDAEIFANKTKIEELLKKYCSFLPVAIAFGKEQEWDKDNKKYVDTDKDKIINDTKPLWKIAPSEITKELYDEFYHKLYPMAEEPLFHIHLNVDYPFNLTGVLYFPKLKNSFEFQKNKIQLYCNQVFVTDSVEGIVPEFLTLLNGVIDSPDIPLNVSRSYLQSDQNVKKISNHITKKVADRLAELFKSDRTEYEKKWDDLKIFIQYGVISNEKFGERAAEFTLLKNTDDYYYTFEQYSDLIKDGQTDKNGKLVILYTNDTIAQHSFIEKAKTKGYDVLVMDSPIESHFISFLEHKNENWTFKRIDADVVEKLVEKEESLAMALTIEQQETLRQVFTAALPKEKEVIYNVEFAALAAEEAPVVVTQNEFMRRMRDMSKTGGGYMNFYGEMADSYNIVVNGNNPLITDILGSVEKEVDAGLTDDARKEALSKAGESNGKLHQIIDLALLGTGLLKGEALTKFIKRSVSMI